From a single Cherax quadricarinatus isolate ZL_2023a chromosome 7, ASM3850222v1, whole genome shotgun sequence genomic region:
- the LOC128687017 gene encoding uncharacterized protein, which yields MWTTWVLVCVVVLAWLHDTHGTYFISGREYSGVLPRSILTSNIIAKQTLQAGGKLNAAGLLECSRLCIATAACSSIIIQTATNTCYLTSLDRCSQPGNLLLVSPGYFYYERFDGQSISPPTCYSRCYQASGCEKCGRQFCWGEYCDHCANTCWQIPNKVKGPALIWSFDLTSVLEVHCDNNWQLLWKSGDSSPRNTPPEPLQLKLFFRYIGDSKAESLFSSVSSVSGMLTVGSYVGGNGGNWWNAPFENRALAYNSSQNCKPFFNPTSECEANNITAAEEQISLRGNVTERGFAWLTGNQTLDHLTLSSIELWMTCTTCPDVSKYGN from the exons ATGTGGACGACATGGGTGCTGGTGTGTGTCGTGGTGCTGGCGTGGCTGCACGACACACACGGTACCTACTTCATCTCTGGTCGGGAGTACAGCGGGGTTCTTCCTAGGTCAATCTTGACCTCAAATATAATTGCCAAGCAGACTCTTCAAGCTG GTGGAAAACTGAATGCCGCTGGGTTGCTGGAGTGTAGTCGACTGTGTATCGCCACTGCAGCTTGCTCGTCTATCATCATACAAACAGCCACAAATACTTGTTACCTCACCTCACTTGACCGCTGCTCACAGCCAGGCAACCTGCTGCTTGTGTCGCCGG GTTATTTCTACTATGAGAGATTTGATGGGCAGAGTATATCTCCTCCCACTTGCTACTCCAGGTGCTACCAGGCCAGCGGCTGTGAGAAGTGTGGTCGTCAGTTCTGCTGGGGTGAGTACTGCGACCACTGCGCCAACACTTGCTGGCAGATACCCAACAAAGTCAAAGGTCCAGCCCTCATCTGGTCATTCGACCTGACCAGTGTCTTAGAGGTTCATTGTGATAACAATTGGCAACTGTTGTGGAAATCGGGCGACTCGTCTCCACGAAACACCCCACCAGAGCCATTGCAACTCAAACTCTTCTTTCGCTACATCGGAGACAGTAAAGCAGAATCATTATTTAGCTCGGTGAGCTCTGTCAGCGGCATGCTCACCGTTGGAAGTTACGTTGGAGGTAACGGGGGTAACTGGTGGAATGCTCCGTTTGAAAATCGTGCTCTGGCATACAACTCGTCACAGAACTGTAAGCCATTCTTCAACCCTACGAGTGAGTGCGAGGCCAACAACATCACGGCAGCTGAGGAACAAATAAGTCTACGCGGCAACGTGACCGAGCGAGGCTTCGCCTGGCTCACTGGTAACCAGACACTCGATCATTTGACACTTTCCTCGATCGAACTGTGGATGACGTGCACTACCTGTCCAGATGTCTCAAAATATGGCAATTAA